The following DNA comes from Streptomyces pristinaespiralis.
CGGGCACCTCCTCGGCACCCTCGAAGGGCTCGTGTTCGCCACCCTCGACGGCGGTGCGGGCAGCAGCCCCGGGCTCCCCCCGCAGCGCCTGACCCACACCCTCGGCTGGTCCGCCGCCGCACTCACCGCCGAGCCCCGTACCCGGCTGCGGACCCTCGCGCTGGTCGGCGAAGACGCCCCCGCCGGGCTCGCCGACGACGTCACCCGCGCGCTCGGCGGGGCCGGACTGCGCTGCCTGCACGCGAAGGACGCCGACGCGCTCGGCGGCCTGGTCGACGAACTCGGCCCGGGCGACGCGGTCGTCGTCCTGCCCGACGTGAGCGGCCCGCCGGCCGCAGCGGCGCGCCGCTCCGCCTGGCGGCTGGCGTCGACCGCCCAACTGCTGCTGGACCGCTGCGGATCCCTCCCGCCGCGGCTGTGGGCGCTGACCCGCGGCGCCTGGGAGGCCGCCGGCGACGACGCGGTCGCGCAGAGCGCGATGCTCGGCCTGATCCGCATCGTGGCGGGCGAGCACCCGGAACTGCACGCCCGCGCCGTCGACCTCGACACGGGCACCCCGCCGGCTCTCCTCGCCGGGCCGCTGGCCGAACTGCTGCGCTGCGCACCGGAGGCGGACGTCTACCGGGTCGGCGAGGACGGCGTACGGGCCGCCCGGCTCACCCCCCTCGTGCCAGACCCGGACGGCCAGGACGGCCCGAACGGCCGGGACACGGGCGTGGGCGTGTGCCGGGCGGACGGGACGTATCTGATCACCGGCGGGTTCGGCGCGCTGGGCCGACAGGTCGCCGACTGGCTGGCCGGCCGGGGCGCGCGGCGGATCCTGCTCGCGGGCCGCACCGCCCTGCCGCCGCGCCGCAGTTGGGCCGAGGAGAGCGACCCGGCCACCGTGCGGCGTATCGAGGCGGTCCGGCGGCTGGAGGCGCGGGGGGTGAGCGTGACGGGCGTGGCCGTCGACATCGCCGACGGCGCGGCGGCCCGCGCGGCACTGGACACCGACGCGCTCGGCCTGCCGCCCGTGCGGGGTGTGGTGCACGCCGCCGGAGTCCTCGACGACCGGATGCTCGTCGACCTCGACGAAGCGTCGCTGGAGCGGGTGCTCGCACCCAAGGCGGGCGGGGCGCTGGTGCTGCACGAGCTGTTCCCGCCCGGCAGCACCGACTTCTTCGTGCTGTTCTCCTCCGTCGGCTACCAGCTGGGCCTGACCGGCCAGTCCGGTTACGCCGCCGCCAACGCCTGCCTCGACGCCCTCGCCCGCCACCGGCAGGCGGCCGGCGACGCGGGCAGCACCGCCTACGCGTGGACGTCGTGGCGCGGCGCGGGCATGGCCGTCAGCGACTTCGTCGACGCCGAACTCGCCGACCGCGGCAGCGGGTCCGTCGAGCCGGCCGACGCGTTGCGGGCCTGGGAGTACGCGCTGGACCGCGGTCCGCGGCCGTACGTGGCCGTCCTGCCGGTCACCGGCGCCACCGGCCTGCCCGTCCTCGGCGAACTGTCCGCGCCGGGCGACAAGGCGGCCCACGGGCCCGACGACGCGGCCGCGTTCCGGGCCGACGGGCTCACGACGGAGGAGCTGGGCGCGCTGCTGCTGGCCGAGGTCGGCCGGCAGATCGAGGCCGAACTCGGCATCAGCGCCGAGCGGCTGGACGTCCACCGGCCGCTGACCGAACTGGGCCTGGACTCGGTGATGACGCAGGTCCTGCGGCGCGGCCTGGAACGGCGGCTGGGCCTGAAACTGCCCGCCACCCTGGTGTGGAAGCACCCCACGGCCGCCGCCGTCGCCGCGTTCCTCACGACCCGGCTGGCCCCCTCCCCCGCGTAACGCCTCCCCCGCGCCCCCGTCCCCGCCCGCCTTGTTCCGCCCCGCCCCCGCTTTTTCCGTCCCCCTCCCCGTGCCCGTTCCTGTGCCGTCACGAAAGGACCGTCCCATGCGCCACGACGACATCCATCTCGCCGCCACCGGTGCCTGGCACCCCAAGACGGTGCCGGTCGACGAGGCCGTCGCCGACGGCCGCTACAGCCGTGAGTACCAGCGTGCGACCGGGCAGCAGCGGGTCGCCGTGTGCGACGACGACGCCGACTCGCAGCCCGCGATGGCCATGCGGGCGGCGCGGGCCGCGCTCGGCCGGTCCGGGATCGGGGCCGAACGGTTCGGGCTGCTGCTGCACGCGGTCGCCACCCACAACGGGCTGCCCGGCTGGAACGCCGCCTCCTATCTCCAGCACCACGTCCTGGACGGGCACGGTGTCTCGCTGGAGATCCACCAGCTGTCCAACTCGGCTGTCGCCGCACTGGAGTTGGCGTGCACCCAGCTGGCGGCCGGCCCGGCCGGCGGGGCGGCGATGATCACCGCCGCTGACCGGTTCGGCGACGGCGCCTGGGACCGGTGGCGTGCCGCGCCGCCGGTGTTCGTCTTCGGTGACGGGGCGAGCGCCGCCGTGGTGACCCGCGGTGAGGGTTTCGCCCGGGTCGTGTCCACCGTGTCCGTCGCCGACACCGGCCTGGAGGGCATGCAGCGCGGCGCGATGCCGTTCTCGGCCGACCCGCGGGCCGGCTATCCGATCGGCTTCTTCGACCGGGTGATGGAGTTCTCCGACACCCTCGCCGGCGGGCTCGACGAGGCCAAGCAGCGCATGGCCGACCTGATGCGGCGGGCCGGTGCCAAGGCCATGGCGGAGGCCGGGATCACCGCCGGCGACGTGCGGTGGGTGGCCGGGCCGGCGCTGGGCCGCGAGGCCCTGTACGAGCAGTGCCTCGACCCGCTGGGCATCGACATCGACCGCTCCACCTGGCCGTTCGCCCGCCGGGTGGGACACGTGGGCTGCACGGACCAGCTGGCCGCCCTCGACGACCTGATCGTCTCCGGCGCGGTCGAGGCCGGCGACCGGGTACTGGTCGCCGGGCTGGGCGGCGGCTACAACTGCACGGTCGCCGTGCTGGAGTTCACCGCCACGCCCGACGTACCCGCCGTACCGGAGGCCGGGGAATGTCGCTGACGCCGGCCGTGCTGCGGATGCCCGAGGACGTGCGCCGCTGTCTGGAACCCGGCCGCTACGTCGACAGCGCCCACCCCGCCGTACGGGAGACCGCGGCCCGCATCGCGCCCGGCGCGCACGGCGTCGACAAGGCGCGCGCCCTGTACGAGCAGGTGCGCGACCGGATCGGCTACTGCAGCATCCCGCCGGGCCGGCCGATCTCCATGGGCGCGTATCTGCGGGACGAGGAGACCTACCGGGCCAGCAGCGTGCTGGCCGAGGGGCACGGCTTCTGCGTGAGCAAGGCGTCGCTGCTGACGGCGCTGGCGCGGGCGTCGGGGATCCCGGCCCGTGTGGCGTTCGCCGACGTGGTCAACCACCATCACACCGGGCGGCGGATGCGGGCGGCGACCGGCACCGACGTGTTCGCCTGGCACGGCTACAGCGAACTGTGGCTGGAGGGCCGCTGGGTGAAGGTGACCCCGATGTTCCACCGTGCGCTGTGCGAACGGCTGGGAGTGGAACCGACCGGCTTCGACGGCCGCAGCGACGCGCTGCTGCCCGACCGGGACCGGCGGGGCGCGGCGTTCTTCTCCTACGCCGCCCGGCACGGCAGCTTCCACGACGTGCCGGCGCGGTTCCTCACCACGCAGATCCCGCAACGCTACCCGGGGCTGGACGAGTACCGGCAGCTCGCGGACCCTGCGCAGGGTCCGGGCGGCGGGTCGACGGGAGCGTAACGCGGGGAGGAGCGGGGCGGGTTGCGGCCGACCGCGCGGGGCGGGGTGCGGCCGGTGCGGCCCTCGCGGACGGGACGGCGACAGCGGTTACCACCGGCACCTACACGGAGATGCTGTCCCGCCTGACGGAGCCGGTGCTGCTGTGCCTCGCCGTGCTCGCGGTGCGCGGGCGTAAAAGCGCCGGCCCGGGGCCGGGCCGGGTCCCAGGAGGCCCGTCGGCCCCCGGGGGCCGGGTCTGTGAGGCGCCACGAGCAGAATGGGATCTTCACCAGCTGCTGCCGTACCGAAAGCGATGCCGATGAATCAGCTTCCTCCGGACCCGATGGCGCTTCACCCGTTTCCCGACCAGCCGCGCGTGGTGCTGCTCAAGCCGCTGGTGACCTCGCCGCTGATCGAGGTCGGGGAGTACTCCTACTACGACGACCCGGACGATCCGACCGCGTTCGAGACCCGCAACGTGCTCTACCACTACGGGCCGGAGAAGCTGGTCATCGGGAAGTTCTGCGCGCTGGGCACGGGGGTGCGGTTCATCATGAACGGCGCCAACCACCGCATGGACGGCCCCTCCACGTTCCCCTTCCCCATCATGGGCGCGTCCTGGGCCGAGCACTTCGACCTGATCACCGGCCTGCCGGGCAGGGGCGACACCGTCGTCGGCAACGACGTCTGGTTCGGCTACCACACCATGGTCATGCCCGGCGTACGCATCGGGCACGGCGCGATCATCGCCTCCGGCGCCGTCGTCGTGGACGACGTCCCCGACTACGCGATCGTCGGCGGCAACCCGGCCAAGGTCGTCCGCACCCGCTACAACGACGCCGATGTCGCCCGTCTGCTCCGGCTCGCCTGGTGGGACTGGCCCGCGGAGCACCTCACGGAGCACGTTCGCACGGTCATGGCCGGAACCGTCGACGACCTCGAGAAGGCCGCGCCACGGGCCTGAGCCGGGTCCTGCGGAGGTCGTCAAAAGCAGGCTCTACGCCAGTCGATGAAGACGGGCATGCCTCCGAGTGCGGCGAAGTCGCCACCGCTCAGGTGGCAGAGGCAGCCGGCCGCCCCCCGGCGGCCGGCGCGGCGGGCGGGGTCAGCCGGTGCGCGGGGCGTACGGCGGGAAGTGCGGCGGCGGTGCCTGCGGGGCGGCGGGGGCCGGGGCGGTGGCGGTGGCGCGGCCGTGGAGCTTCAGGCAGTGGGCCAGGCAGCCCAGCGCGGCCGCGCACAGCAGGGTCCGCATGATGTTGGTGGTCTCCCAGATGCCCTTGAACTTGTCGACCAGGGCGAAGTCGGTGACCTTCGCCGGGTCGCCGAGCTGCGCGAGTTCCATGTTCAGGGGGATGTTGACGGAGAACGTGATGAGCAGCGCCACCAGGTAGAGGGTCGCGGCGACCGTCGCCCACAGGGCCGGTGACCGGTGGCCGCGGCGGAAGTCGAGGACGGCGGCGGTGGTCGTGGCGACGAATGCGCCGATGAACACCAGCGCGAACAGGCCGCTGTTGTCGATGAGTTCGTTGAAGTTCTGCATCGCCTCGACGTAGAAGCGGTCGTCGGTCCGGGCGAGGCCCGGCATGATCGACACGTCGAAGGTGAAGAACAGTCCGGCCATCAGGCCCATGGTGACGGTCGAGGTCACCAGCAGCGGTCCGGTCGTCCTGCTCGGGCGGCGGGCCGGGCGCGGGGGCGGCGGCGCGGGCGCGTAGGGGTTCGCGGGGCCGTACGGGTGGTACGGGTTGGCAGCCATGGGGTCCTCACTCGGTCGATTGCGAGGCTCGCGGCAGGTGTCGGGCGACGCGCACACGGGCGTCGGGAGCCTAGGCGCGGGCCCGGCCGTCGGCCAGGGCGGTCCGAGCGGATCTGGACGGGGGCTCGAGGCGGCGCCGGCCGGCTCGCGGGCCGGGGGCAGGTCGCACCGCGTACGGCGGGTTGCCGGGGCGAGCGGGTGTCGACGGTTTCTCGAGCGGTCCCTGAGAGCGTGCCCGGGGCGCTGTCCGCGCCGGGAAGCATCTCGAGGAGGCCGACCATGACCGCGCAGCTCTCCGACCAGCCGGTGCCGGCCGCCCCGGCGGGTCCCCGGCCGACGCCGTCCGCGTCCGGGCGCACGGCAGTGTCCGGGTCCGGGCACACGGCGGTGTCCGGGTCCGGTGCGGGAGTACGGGTGGGAAAGACGCGGCGGGCCGCCGGCGCGCTCGCGGTGATCGCCGGCTGCAACGCGATGATCCAGCTCGACGATCCGATCGTGAACATCGCGCTGCCGGGCATGCGGGCCGACCTGGGTCTGTCGGAGGTCGGCGCCTCGTGGGTGGTGACCGCCTATCTGCTGGCGTTCGGCGGGCTGCTGCTGCTCGGCGGGCGGCTGGGTGATCTGCTGGGCCGGCGGCGGGTGTTCATGGCGGGGGTCGCGCTGTTCACGGCCGCCGCGGCGCTGCGCGGGGCGGCCTCGTCGGGCGAGATGCTGATCGCGGTGCGGGCGGTGCAGGGCGTGGGTGCGGCGCTGGCCGCGCCCAGCGGGCTGGCGCTGCTGCTGAGCATGTTCCCCCCGGGTCCCGCGCGGACGCGGGCGATCGCGGTGTGCACGGCGGCCGGGGCGCTCAGCACGGCCGGCGGGCTGCTGCTGGCCGGTGCGCTGACCTCGCTCGGCTCCTGGCGGTGGGTGGTGTACCTGGACGTTCCGGTGGGGGTGGCGATCGTGGTGGCGGCGCCGTTCGTGCTCGTCGAGACGCGGCGGGTGCCCGGCCGCCTCGACGCGGCGGGGGCGCTGCTGTCGGCGCTGGGCGCGGCCGCGCTGGTGTTCGGGCTGGCGCGGGCGGCCGAGCGGCCGTGGAGCGACCTGAGTGTGGCGGGCGGTGTGCCGGCGGGGATCGCGGTGCTGGTGCTGTTCGCGGTGGTCGAACGCCGGGCCCGGCAGCCGCTGGTGGCGCCTGCGCTGTTCGCCGACCGGGACCGGCTGCTGGCGTACGGGGCGACGCTCGCGGTGCCGGGCGCGGTGATCGGCACGTACTTCTTCCTCAACCAGTTCTTCCAGGCGGGTCGGGGCTGGTCGGCGCTGGTGGCGGCGTGTGCGCTGCTGCCGCTGCCGGTGACGACGGCGCTCGCCGCGGCCGGTGGTGAGCGGCTGCTGCGGCGGCTGGGGGCGCGGCGGATGCTGGCGGTGGGCGCGGGGCTGCTGATGTGCGGGAACGGGTGGCTGGCGCTGTCCGTGACGGGCCCCTACCCGGTGGTGCTGCCGGCGCTGGTGCTGCTGGGGGCGGGGATGGCGTGCGCGGTGCTGCCGCTGACGGTGCTGGCGACGTCGTCGCCGGCGCCGGACAGGGCGGGGGCGGCCTCCGGGGTGCTGAACGCGGTGCAGAGCGTGGGGGGTTCGGTGGGGCTCGCGACGCTGGTGGCGGTGGCGTCGCACGGCGGCGGGGCGGCGGCCGGGTTCGTCGCGGGCGCCGGGTTCGCGGCTGTGGCGCTGGTGGCCGCCGCCGGGTTGCGGAGGCGGCCGGCGGCCGTCGTCAGCTGATGCGCATCTGGGCCATCATGCCCATCGCGGAGTGGTCGAGCAGGTGGCAGTGGTAGACGTACGTGCCGCGGTAGGTGTCGAAGGTGGCCTGGAGCCGGACGGTTTCGCCGGGCAGCAGCCGCACGGTGTCCTTGAGGCCGGACTCCGAGGGGTCCGGTGCCTGCCCGTTGCGGGCGAGGACCCTGAACTGCACCAGGTGCAGGTGGAAGTTGTGCGGGACGAGGGTGTTCGGGTTGGTGACGGTCCAGATCTCGCTCGCGCCGTGGCGGATGCGGGTGTCGATGCGGTCGTGGTCGAAGACGCGGCCGTTGACGAGGCCCTGGGCGCCCGGGGCGCCGCTCTCGTCGGTCATGCGCAGCTCGAAGGAGCGTTCGACTGTCGCGGTGGGCAGCGGCGGCAGGGTGCGCAGGACGGCCGGGACGCTGCTGGGGTCGGGTGCGGTGCGCACGATGTCGAACCGCAGGACCTGGCCGACCTGTTCGGGGCTGCCGGGCCCGAGGGTGTTCTCGAGGACGAGCCGGGTGCCGACGGGGTAGCGGGAGAAGTCGATGACGATGTCGGCCCGTTCGGCGGGTGAGAGCCACAGCGAGTCGAGGGTGGCGGGGGCGGGCAGCAGGCCGCCGTCGGAGCCGATCTGGGTGATGGGGCCGCCGTCGGCGAGGCGCAGGTGGAAGAAGCGCAGGTTGGAGGAGTTCAGCAGCCGGAAGCGGTACTTGCGGGCGGCGACCTGGAGGTAGGGGTAGGGCTTGCCGTTGGCGAGGAGGGTGGTGCGGCCGAGGGCGTCGTCCATCTCGTAGACGAGGCGGCCGCGTTCGTCGAGCCGGGCGTCGCGCAGGGCGATGGGGATGTCGTAGGAGCCGGCGGGCAGCGGCAGGGCCTGTTCGGTGTCGTCGGTGAGCAGGTAGGAGCCGGACAGGCCGCGGTAGACGTGCTCGGACTCGTGGTGGTGGGCGTGGTCGTGGTACCAGAGCGGGGCGTGCGGCTGCCGGTTGGGGTAGGTGTAGGTGCGGCTCGTGCCGGGGGCGAAGGTGTCCATGGGGGCGCCGTCGTCGGTGGGCGCGACGGAGGCGCCGTGCAGGTGGACGGAGGCGTGGTCCTCCAGGGCGTTGCGGTGGTGGACGACGACCGGGCGGCCGGATCTGGCCTTGATGGTGGGGCCCGGGAAGTGGCCGTTGTAGGTGAGGACCTCGGTGCTGATGCCGGGGAGTATCTCGGTGCGGGCGCGGCGCAGGGTGAGCGCGTAGGTGTCCTTGCCGCCGGCGGTGGACAGCGGGGTGAGGACGGGCGGCACGGGCAGCGCGGTGGTGAACAGCGGGGCGCTCGCGGGGCGGGTGCCGGCCTGGGCGCTGCGGGCCTGGAACAGCGGGGTGAGAGCGGCGGCGGTGAACAGTGAGGCTCCGGTGGTGGCGAGCGTTGCTCCGAGCACGCGGCGTCTGGTGACCATGGTGTTCTCCCTCGAGGGCAGGGGCTGGGCGGGCTGAGTGCAGCACGGGCGGCTCGCACGGCACTCGGGTACGGCCGCGCCCGTCCCGGCAGCCGGCCCGGGGCCCCGCGTTGCGGGGGCGTTGCGCCGCTGTCCGTATACCTGGGGCGTCGGTCGTGCCGCCCTGGGAGGACGTTGTCGTGGATCTTCGGTACTGGCTTCCGCGTGCGGTGGACGTCTTCGAGCGGTTCGGGGAGCGGTTCGGCCCGTTCACGCCCCACCCCAGCCACCGGATCGACGACGCGGCGTTCGCGCCGGTCTTCGAGCGGTTCGCCAAGCGGCTGGACGACAACTATCCGTTCTTCCACCCGTCGTACGCGGGGCAGATGGTCAAGGCGCCGCATCCGGCGGCCGTCGTCGGCTATGTGACGGCGATGCTGTTCAACCCCAACAACCATGCCGCGGAGGGCGGTCCGGCGACCACCGAGATGGAACGCGAGTGCGTCGCCTCGCTCGGTGCGATGTTCGGTCTCAAGGATCCGCTGGGTCATCTGACGACCAGCGGCACGATGGCGAACCTGGAGGCGCTGTACGTGGCGCGCGAGTCCCATCCGGGCCGGGGTGTCGCCTACAGCTCCGAGTGTCATTACACGCATGAGCGGATGTGCCATGTGCTGGGCATGGAGGGCCACCGGGTGCCCGTCGACGCGCGGGGCCGGATCGACCTCGAGGCGCTGGAGCGGCTGCTGGCGACGGGCCGTGTCGGGACCGTGGTGGTGACGCTGGGGACGACGGGGCTGGGCGCGGTCGACGAGGTGCACGA
Coding sequences within:
- a CDS encoding ketoacyl-ACP synthase III family protein, whose amino-acid sequence is MRHDDIHLAATGAWHPKTVPVDEAVADGRYSREYQRATGQQRVAVCDDDADSQPAMAMRAARAALGRSGIGAERFGLLLHAVATHNGLPGWNAASYLQHHVLDGHGVSLEIHQLSNSAVAALELACTQLAAGPAGGAAMITAADRFGDGAWDRWRAAPPVFVFGDGASAAVVTRGEGFARVVSTVSVADTGLEGMQRGAMPFSADPRAGYPIGFFDRVMEFSDTLAGGLDEAKQRMADLMRRAGAKAMAEAGITAGDVRWVAGPALGREALYEQCLDPLGIDIDRSTWPFARRVGHVGCTDQLAALDDLIVSGAVEAGDRVLVAGLGGGYNCTVAVLEFTATPDVPAVPEAGECR
- a CDS encoding transglutaminase-like domain-containing protein, which translates into the protein MSLTPAVLRMPEDVRRCLEPGRYVDSAHPAVRETAARIAPGAHGVDKARALYEQVRDRIGYCSIPPGRPISMGAYLRDEETYRASSVLAEGHGFCVSKASLLTALARASGIPARVAFADVVNHHHTGRRMRAATGTDVFAWHGYSELWLEGRWVKVTPMFHRALCERLGVEPTGFDGRSDALLPDRDRRGAAFFSYAARHGSFHDVPARFLTTQIPQRYPGLDEYRQLADPAQGPGGGSTGA
- a CDS encoding CatB-related O-acetyltransferase, whose product is MNQLPPDPMALHPFPDQPRVVLLKPLVTSPLIEVGEYSYYDDPDDPTAFETRNVLYHYGPEKLVIGKFCALGTGVRFIMNGANHRMDGPSTFPFPIMGASWAEHFDLITGLPGRGDTVVGNDVWFGYHTMVMPGVRIGHGAIIASGAVVVDDVPDYAIVGGNPAKVVRTRYNDADVARLLRLAWWDWPAEHLTEHVRTVMAGTVDDLEKAAPRA
- a CDS encoding anthrone oxygenase family protein, coding for MAANPYHPYGPANPYAPAPPPPRPARRPSRTTGPLLVTSTVTMGLMAGLFFTFDVSIMPGLARTDDRFYVEAMQNFNELIDNSGLFALVFIGAFVATTTAAVLDFRRGHRSPALWATVAATLYLVALLITFSVNIPLNMELAQLGDPAKVTDFALVDKFKGIWETTNIMRTLLCAAALGCLAHCLKLHGRATATAPAPAAPQAPPPHFPPYAPRTG
- a CDS encoding MFS transporter, with protein sequence MTAQLSDQPVPAAPAGPRPTPSASGRTAVSGSGHTAVSGSGAGVRVGKTRRAAGALAVIAGCNAMIQLDDPIVNIALPGMRADLGLSEVGASWVVTAYLLAFGGLLLLGGRLGDLLGRRRVFMAGVALFTAAAALRGAASSGEMLIAVRAVQGVGAALAAPSGLALLLSMFPPGPARTRAIAVCTAAGALSTAGGLLLAGALTSLGSWRWVVYLDVPVGVAIVVAAPFVLVETRRVPGRLDAAGALLSALGAAALVFGLARAAERPWSDLSVAGGVPAGIAVLVLFAVVERRARQPLVAPALFADRDRLLAYGATLAVPGAVIGTYFFLNQFFQAGRGWSALVAACALLPLPVTTALAAAGGERLLRRLGARRMLAVGAGLLMCGNGWLALSVTGPYPVVLPALVLLGAGMACAVLPLTVLATSSPAPDRAGAASGVLNAVQSVGGSVGLATLVAVASHGGGAAAGFVAGAGFAAVALVAAAGLRRRPAAVVS
- a CDS encoding multicopper oxidase family protein, which translates into the protein MVTRRRVLGATLATTGASLFTAAALTPLFQARSAQAGTRPASAPLFTTALPVPPVLTPLSTAGGKDTYALTLRRARTEILPGISTEVLTYNGHFPGPTIKARSGRPVVVHHRNALEDHASVHLHGASVAPTDDGAPMDTFAPGTSRTYTYPNRQPHAPLWYHDHAHHHESEHVYRGLSGSYLLTDDTEQALPLPAGSYDIPIALRDARLDERGRLVYEMDDALGRTTLLANGKPYPYLQVAARKYRFRLLNSSNLRFFHLRLADGGPITQIGSDGGLLPAPATLDSLWLSPAERADIVIDFSRYPVGTRLVLENTLGPGSPEQVGQVLRFDIVRTAPDPSSVPAVLRTLPPLPTATVERSFELRMTDESGAPGAQGLVNGRVFDHDRIDTRIRHGASEIWTVTNPNTLVPHNFHLHLVQFRVLARNGQAPDPSESGLKDTVRLLPGETVRLQATFDTYRGTYVYHCHLLDHSAMGMMAQMRIS